Proteins from a single region of Salinibacter grassmerensis:
- a CDS encoding Uma2 family endonuclease: MPHAATQAEDHQKRWQEIAGDPLLGRLPYKVETNHRGQVALSLRKNRHTFQQKAVQKKLDRLLAGGEAFQELAIATSGGTKQADVVWASDGRLTDMKETGDPTTLAREVCVEVMSGSNDWDEMRSKRELYLEAEAEEVWVVDENDRVQFFGPEELGRSEFAPDFPDEI; the protein is encoded by the coding sequence ATGCCCCATGCAGCCACGCAGGCTGAAGATCACCAGAAGCGATGGCAAGAGATCGCGGGCGACCCGTTGCTCGGTAGGCTCCCTTACAAAGTTGAGACCAACCACAGAGGCCAGGTCGCCCTGAGCCTACGCAAGAACCGTCACACATTTCAGCAGAAGGCCGTTCAAAAGAAGCTGGACCGGTTGCTTGCAGGTGGCGAGGCGTTCCAGGAACTGGCAATTGCTACCAGCGGGGGCACAAAACAGGCCGACGTGGTCTGGGCGTCCGACGGTCGGCTCACGGACATGAAAGAGACCGGAGACCCCACGACCCTTGCTCGGGAGGTTTGCGTCGAGGTGATGAGCGGCTCGAATGATTGGGACGAGATGCGCTCCAAGCGAGAGTTGTACCTGGAGGCTGAGGCCGAAGAGGTGTGGGTCGTTGACGAAAACGACCGTGTCCAGTTCTTCGGGCCGGAAGAGCTGGGGCGTTCGGAATTCGCTCCGGACTTCCCGGATGAGATATAG